The Patescibacteria group bacterium genome window below encodes:
- the dnaK gene encoding molecular chaperone DnaK: protein MPKILGIDLGTTNSCMAVIEGGEPKVLENKEGARTTPSVVAVTKSGERMVGQIAKRQSVTNPENTLYSIKRLIGRRFDDTEVQRDMKVSPFKIVQSGVGVKIKMSDKEYSPQEISAMVLQKMKSDAEEKLGEKIEEAVITVPAYFDDAQRQATKEAGEIAGLKVRRIINEPTAAALAYGLDKKKGQQIVVYDLGGGTFDVSVLDIGQDTVEVKSTNGDTHLGGDDFDQRIIQWILDEFRKDQGIDLSKDNLALQRIKEAAEKAKIELSTAMETEINQPFITSDAAGPKHLVMKMTRAKLEELVGDLVQATLEPCKKALEDAKMDIKDIEEVVMVGGMTRMPLVLQTVENFFRKKPNLSVNPDEVVAIGAAVQAGVLQGEVRDILLLDVTPLTLGLETLGGVLTPLINRNTTIPTSKSQVFSTAADGQTSVEIHVLQGERPMASDNKTLGRFMLSGIPPAPRGVPQVEVTFDIDANGILNVKAKDKATGVEQSITITASTGLSKDEIERMKKEAEAHAADDLKKKELIDLRNTAETIIYTTEKMLKDAGDKVKPEDKKAIEEKMEALKKVKDSEDKEAIKKAADDLAQTAQKVGAAMYQQQQPPQGGPAAGGPSTGSGNNDEKRDEKKDNKKDKTVEGEYEEVK, encoded by the coding sequence ATGCCAAAGATTTTAGGTATAGATCTCGGAACTACAAATTCCTGCATGGCCGTCATTGAAGGTGGCGAGCCGAAAGTGTTGGAAAATAAAGAGGGCGCGAGAACCACGCCTTCGGTTGTCGCTGTAACAAAAAGCGGCGAGAGAATGGTTGGGCAAATTGCCAAGCGCCAATCGGTGACAAATCCGGAAAACACGCTTTATTCCATTAAGCGTTTAATCGGCCGGAGGTTTGACGACACGGAAGTTCAGCGCGACATGAAAGTTTCACCTTTTAAAATTGTTCAGTCCGGAGTCGGCGTGAAAATAAAAATGTCTGACAAAGAATATTCTCCGCAGGAAATTTCCGCCATGGTTTTGCAAAAAATGAAAAGCGACGCGGAAGAAAAATTAGGAGAAAAAATAGAGGAAGCGGTAATTACCGTGCCGGCTTATTTTGACGACGCGCAGCGCCAGGCGACGAAAGAAGCCGGAGAAATCGCGGGCTTGAAAGTGCGCCGAATTATTAACGAACCGACTGCCGCGGCCTTGGCATATGGATTGGATAAAAAGAAAGGCCAGCAGATTGTGGTTTATGATTTGGGCGGCGGAACTTTTGATGTTTCTGTTTTGGATATTGGCCAGGACACGGTGGAAGTAAAATCCACAAACGGCGACACGCATTTGGGCGGCGATGATTTTGACCAGAGAATTATTCAGTGGATTTTGGATGAATTCAGAAAAGATCAGGGAATTGATTTATCAAAAGATAATTTGGCGTTGCAGAGAATTAAAGAAGCGGCGGAAAAAGCAAAAATAGAATTATCAACCGCCATGGAAACAGAAATCAATCAGCCGTTTATTACTTCCGACGCGGCCGGCCCGAAACACTTGGTAATGAAAATGACGCGAGCAAAATTGGAAGAGCTGGTCGGCGATTTGGTTCAAGCGACTTTGGAGCCGTGCAAAAAAGCATTAGAGGACGCGAAGATGGATATTAAAGATATTGAAGAAGTGGTAATGGTCGGCGGAATGACGAGAATGCCTTTGGTTCTCCAGACCGTGGAAAACTTTTTTAGAAAAAAACCAAACTTGTCGGTGAATCCGGATGAAGTCGTGGCGATTGGCGCGGCAGTTCAAGCCGGAGTTTTGCAGGGAGAAGTCCGCGATATTTTATTGCTTGATGTCACGCCATTAACTTTGGGTCTTGAAACCTTGGGCGGAGTGTTGACTCCATTGATAAATAGAAATACTACAATCCCGACTTCCAAATCGCAAGTATTTTCTACGGCGGCTGATGGACAGACATCAGTTGAAATTCATGTTTTGCAAGGCGAACGGCCAATGGCCTCCGACAACAAAACTTTGGGAAGATTTATGCTTTCGGGAATTCCTCCTGCGCCGCGCGGCGTGCCGCAGGTGGAAGTTACTTTTGACATTGACGCCAACGGCATTTTAAATGTGAAAGCCAAGGACAAAGCGACCGGCGTTGAGCAATCAATTACCATTACCGCGTCAACCGGTTTATCAAAAGATGAAATTGAGCGAATGAAAAAAGAAGCCGAGGCGCACGCGGCCGACGATTTGAAGAAAAAAGAATTAATTGATTTGCGAAACACCGCTGAGACAATAATTTACACCACGGAAAAAATGTTAAAAGACGCGGGCGATAAAGTTAAGCCCGAAGATAAAAAAGCGATTGAAGAAAAAATGGAAGCGTTGAAAAAAGTGAAGGATAGTGAAGATAAAGAAGCTATTAAAAAAGCGGCTGATGATTTAGCGCAAACAGCGCAGAAAGTCGGCGCGGCCATGTATCAGCAGCAACAGCCGCCGCAAGGTGGTCCAGCAGCCGGCGGCCCTTCGACAGGCTCAGGGAATAATGATGAAAAAAGAGATGAGAAGAAGGATAATAAAAAAGATAAAACAGTAGAAGGGGAATATGAAGAGGTGAAATAA
- the dnaJ gene encoding molecular chaperone DnaJ translates to MAKDYYKILGVSKSASAEEIKKAFRELAHKYHPDKNGGNADQFKEINEAYQVLGNPEKRQQYDQFGTTFENAQGQGGFSGFDGFRDFSGFANGFDMGDLGEMFGFGDIFGGGRKRGRASRGRDIEVEMRVDFREAIFGAEKILEMYKPSVCKNCGGSGADPKSKITTCPNCGGAGRVQVVQRTFLGNIQTVTTCDKCGGVGKIPEKECSICRGKGIVRDSQKLKIKIPAGIDDGETIKISGEGEAAEHGGKSGDLFVTMRVVPDKEFKRKKDDILSRVEINFSQAALGDKIEIETLDGKIKLTIPAGTQSGQIFRLKGKGVPHLNSYGRGDQLVEIVVVTPTNLNKRQKELLEEFAAR, encoded by the coding sequence ATGGCAAAAGATTATTACAAAATTTTAGGCGTTTCGAAAAGCGCGTCCGCGGAAGAAATTAAAAAAGCCTTCCGCGAGTTGGCGCACAAATATCATCCGGATAAAAACGGCGGCAACGCTGATCAGTTTAAAGAAATAAACGAAGCCTACCAAGTTCTTGGCAATCCGGAGAAACGCCAGCAATACGATCAATTCGGAACCACCTTTGAAAACGCGCAAGGCCAGGGTGGATTTTCTGGTTTTGACGGCTTCCGGGATTTTTCTGGATTTGCCAATGGTTTTGATATGGGAGATTTGGGAGAGATGTTTGGTTTTGGCGATATTTTTGGCGGCGGGCGGAAGAGGGGGCGAGCAAGCCGCGGCCGGGATATTGAAGTTGAAATGCGCGTTGATTTTCGCGAAGCGATTTTTGGCGCGGAGAAAATTTTAGAAATGTATAAGCCATCTGTTTGCAAGAATTGCGGCGGGAGCGGCGCTGATCCAAAAAGTAAAATTACCACTTGTCCAAATTGTGGCGGCGCGGGCCGGGTGCAAGTTGTCCAGCGGACATTTTTAGGAAACATTCAAACCGTCACAACATGTGATAAATGTGGAGGAGTCGGAAAAATTCCGGAAAAAGAATGTAGTATCTGCCGTGGCAAGGGCATAGTTCGTGACAGCCAGAAATTAAAAATAAAAATCCCGGCCGGGATTGATGATGGCGAAACAATAAAAATTTCCGGCGAAGGAGAGGCAGCCGAACACGGCGGAAAATCCGGAGATCTTTTCGTGACGATGCGAGTCGTGCCGGACAAAGAATTCAAAAGAAAGAAAGATGATATTTTAAGTAGAGTGGAGATAAATTTTTCGCAGGCGGCGCTTGGCGATAAAATTGAAATAGAAACTTTAGACGGAAAAATTAAATTAACTATTCCAGCCGGAACGCAGTCGGGGCAGATTTTTCGTTTGAAAGGGAAAGGCGTGCCGCATTTGAATAGTTACGGTCGCGGAGACCAATTGGTAGAAATTGTGGTGGTCACACCGACTAATTTAAACAAGCGACAGAAGGAATTATTGGAAGAATTCGCTGCTAGGTAA